aaacATAAATTGAAAAAAAAAGAATAAGACAAAAGAAACATAAATAGGAAAACAGAAAACTCGATTCAAAACTTGTAAGAACCTGTTTTTTTAGACTGCCTGTAAACACCAGCTGGGAACgatctagaaggttcccaaaaccgttTGCTCGATAGGTCGACCTGCCTGTGCGAATCGACGACAGTACGATGCAAAGAGTGGCAAATAGAGAATTGGAAAACCCTATTCGCCGCATTCCGCGGCAAAGTGTCGACCTCTCGCACACCCATTGATCGTTTGTGGTCTGGCCCATGACGGGTGCTTCCTACAGAGAAAATCCCTAAAAAGAAACGAAGAGAGTGAGGAATTGAACCTCAAAACCTCCCACTCATGGAGGTGCGTTGCCAGCCACTGGAGCTCAACAAAGCTAGTGTCTTACACGTGCAAGAGGTCGGCTATTATCTGTTTCATTTTTTCGTGTTTTTTTGTTTTCGTTTTCTGtttctttcatttttttatttttgttttagaaAAATCGCAATTTTGAAACAAAGTTCAATATATTCAATACTTTGTTCGGCTTTTTAGAAAaatgtttgaatttttttgttCAGGTTTCAAAAAACATTTCGTTCCTTTAAAAAAAATGTACAAAATTTGTTTgtgttttcaaaatttgtttgtgatttaaaaaaaaatgttcgtgttttcaaATCTGTTCaaatttccaaaaaaaatttggaatttcacattttttgccatttttcaaaatttgttcgtgattttcaaaaaatgttcacgttttgaaatttgttcaaattttCATTTTTTGGAATTTCACATTTGCTCccatttttcaaaatttgttcgtgattttcaaaaaattgtttgttttttcaaaaaatgttcacgttttcaacttttgtttagaaattttcagaaaatgttcctgttttaaaattgttcacatattaaaaaaaattctggagttttAAAATTTGTCGCGTTGTTTGACAAATGTTTGAACTTTGAAACATTACTTACCTTATATAGAAAATTGTTTATAATTTCTAAGATTTATTCGAATAAAATCAAAAGGTGTTAGAGTTCTGTCACTGGTGTTAGTTCTTGGTTATAGCGCTACAAATCTGCCACTTAGATTCATCAGCTCGCATGGCAATGGACAAGACCTTGTTACTGAGAGGTCTGCAGTTGATTCCTTTAGAGCGCGCTTCTTTTTTACTTATTTTTCCCTGTTGCGCTACAGTACCGGTGGTGTCTGCCATGGGCCGGCCCAATCGGTTCGTCCCCTATGCGAAGGGGCGTCCTTTTGCCGCAAAGTGCGGCATGTAGGAGCTCCCTAGATAATTCCCCTCTTCTGTATAACTGTTGGTGCGGCGTCCCCTTCCAAAGTTGTTCTTCATCAACAGGAAAGAGGAAAAGAAAACCCAGCCCAGTAGCCCACGCAGTCGTCCGTCTCCGTCTCCAACACGAACACAAGTGGGGAACTGAAAAACCAATCCTCCGCCGCCTCATCCCGGTCTCTCTCAATCTTTTTCCCTCTCTCACATCCCGTCACTTCCACCGTCGGCCAATTGATGAGTGTTTCTAGAATTCTTCGTCCGTCGTCCCTCTCCACCCTCACACACGCGGACACCTATCTTCCTCGCTCGTCGCCGGCCCTGTTCTTATTCGATTCCTTGAGTGATCGTTTCCACGGCCGGGACCAAATCGAGAGTCCCTAGAGCGATCATTTCCCATGCAGCGCGGCGAAAAAAAGAGAGATTCCGTTGATGGACAGACGGGCGGCTCACCTTTGTTGGCCGGCCGTGGAGCGATAACCGCGTGCTGGTTATGCGCCTGGTCGCCATGGGGATTGTCCCAGTGAGGTGCTTCCGGCGACCTCTGCCTTCGATTCCTCTCTGCTCCTACTGCTTGTTCTCTGGCGGGGAGGAGGTGCGACGCGGCGTGTGGAAGACCTAGAACGAGAAGGGGCAAGACGTTCGACGGCGGAGGCAGGGAACCCTGTTctgcggcggcgacggcagcgccaTCCCACAACCACAACCTAGGAAAAAGGTCGAGGAGGAGTTGGCGGTGTACTATTTTTTTATCGAGAGAGGAATAGAACAACCAATTCTCATATAATAGTAATGATTTATGCTTGATTTATTAAATTTGGTGTTCAGAAATTGATTAAAGATTGATCATGATTCATTCCTTTCCATATAAAGTTTTCAAATATACCAAAAATTGATCTTATTGGCACATAAAATCGCTTTAAATAGATCGTGGGTAAAATCTGGTTTAAATATGTTTGCGGGATGAAAAAACGGTGGGAAAGAATTAACCGGAGTGAGGCTACCAACTCTCCCCTTAGGAGTAGAGATATGGATTATACAAAAAACACTCTTTAAAACACATTTGGAAAACTGTTTAACAAGTAtctaaaaaatgttaaacaagtattaagaaaaatgttgaacaagaatttgacaaatgttgaacaaatatttgaaaaatgttgaataagtatttaaaaatgttgaacacttatttgaaaatgttgaacaagtatcttaaaaatgttgaaaaagtatttgaaaaatgttgaaataagtattaaaaaatgttgaacaagtatttggaaaatgttgaataagtattaaaatgttgaacaagtatttgaaaaatgttgactaattattaaaaaatgttgaatgAGTATGAAAAATAttgaacgagtatttgaaagTGTTGaataaatattaaaaatattgaatgggtatttgaaaaatgttgaaataatattaaaaaatgttgaaaaagtatttgaaaaatgttgaataactAATAATAAATGTTGAACAGTATATGgaaaatattgaacaagtatttgaaaatgttcAATAAGTATTAAAAGATGTTGAAAAAGTATTCgaaaaatgctgaaaaagcgTTCAAACAATGTTAAATGTGTGTAAAAAATTTGACCACTTATTAAACAATGTTTTTAACATATACAAAAATATAGAGTGAAAACGAAAACAAACATAACAAAAAACCAAAAGAACAAAAACATGgagaagaaacaaagaaaaccaaacaaaaaataaagaaaaaagaaacCATATAAAAATGAAGAAAACCCTAtcagaaaacaaaagaaaaaacagaaaaataaccCATGACAAACAATGGAAAAACCCGGCTTCGTTCGCCTCAAGTACAAAATGTGCCAACAACATATTTTGTGCAAAGACACTGGTGCACTGGCTAGCATCGTGAGCTCTCTTCCGGGAGACCGGAGACTGATCCCTGCTTCTCCCAATTTCCCATTCTCTTTTTCATTCATTCGCTGCATGAaagtgggccggcccaactacTCTACAACCTTTGTGCGATTGCTTAATGCGATAAATAACGCTCGCGCGAACGATGCAGCGTGGTATTAGTTGGCTTGGCTgccaatgggccggcccagtttgCTGCCCGGCTGTGCGTTCTGAGCTATACGACGCACAATGCGTCATGCAGGACGTCCCCGCCTCCTTTTCTGACCGTTGGTGCGCGGCCTCACCTTCCAAAGTATCTTCAACACGAAATAGAAAAAAGAACCCCGGCCCAGTAGCCCACGTCCGTCTTCcaatccgccgccgccgtcgccccctcaTGCCCGTCTCTCCCAATCTTTCCCTCTCTCGCACCCTGTCGCTTCCGCCGTCGGCCGCCGGCCAGTACGCCGTCCCTCCCCGCACTCACGCACGCGCGGCCAGTCCACCGAGGGGAGACTCCATATTGACAACGCGAAACCCTAGACGCCACGGAGATGGAGCATCTCCGCCGCCTCGCCCAGTTCTTGCTCGCCTCAGCTCGCGCGGATGGAGCAGGACGCGCCGCCCGTCCCCTCGCACCAGGCCCAGGACGACGGCGCCGTGGACGGCTGGGCGCGTGACGGCACGGAGCCCCCCCTCCCTTATGGCGCCCCGGCAGAGTGCCCCGAGGCCGCAGATCCTCCTCCCCTCCTCGGCTACGTCTCCTCGGTCGCTCGTGCGCGACCCTCAACTTCTGTGCGTGCCCTTCAACCCTCTGTCAGGAACCTTTGGATTGTATTGTCATTTGTTTCTGATCTGAGAATCCATGGATGCTGGCAGGCAGCGGTGGGAGGAGCCCTACGACGACATGCTCCGGCGACCCTGCATCCGCAAGAAAGGTACTGAACAAACCACACGACCCTTGCTTTGTTAGGGCAAGCGAATTCATATGGTAGTAACGGTTAATAAGATTAGCAGCCGTGGATTCAGTGAAGTGGCTAGAGAATTTCAGAATCCAGACTGTTGCTGCTATAGATCTACTCTGCTCCGCCATTTGGTAACTAAATGGCAATGCAGCAACTGTGTGGTTCACGGTTTATGCGGCAGCTGTTCTTCTACCGATCTTTTTCTAGATTGTGTGTGGTTGGTTAATTTACTGGGTAAACTGCACAGCTCAGTAGCATGGAATGCGCTTGGATGACCGGACAAGTCACATGTTCAGTCAGCCATTCCCTGCCTGCCTATGGCTATGTGTTCCAGCGATATCCTTCTAAATTCCACTTGTTATGTGCAGCCACATGGATTGGGGATATGTACCTCGGTTTGGGTTTAAAGGGGCAATCTTTGAGCATTTGTATATCAACTATCGAGGATCTCAAGTTGACATGGACCGCACTATGATCAAGTGCATTCTGGTGCTATGATGATTGTGACAGAAGATTTTAGCTGCAGAAGCAATCGCCATGTAAGTGTGATGTCTCTTTTGACCCTGCTTTGTTTATTTTTGAAATCATTAATATTTCCATTGCTTTCCTTCTTGCATAATTGCTCTAATCTCCAGAAATTTTGTGTTGATAAAAATTGCTAGTATATGTATCATGAAATTGTATTGAGCAGAATAGGAAAAAGGTCATTTGATTAATGGAATGGATTATTCCTTGACTCTGCTCAATACAGGTCTCAGCTGTGATAATGAAATTGTACTGAGCAGAACAGGAAAACATTTGATTAATGGAATAGATTATGCCTTAACTCTGTTCAAGATAGGTCTCAACTGTGATAATGAAATTGTACTGAGCAAAACAGGAAATATGTTATTTTTTTAATGGAATAGATTATGCCTTAACTCTGCTCGTGACAGGTCTCAGTTCCAATATTAAAAATCAGTGCACCTGAATTACGACACAATTTTTGTCATCTGGAACTGCGCTTATAAGGTGTTTGGTCTTACGCTCCTGAATACAATGTGATATAAAAGGTTCATGAAATCATCAGGTATGGAAATGCTTGGCCGTTTTTGTAAATTACTTAGTACAATATTATCAGTTTGTTTTTTACATTATTTCCCAGTTCTCTTGCAGTACTATTCAACAACCTATCTTCCTGCCTACTAGATAAAAGAGGGGTTTTGTTTACTTAACATGGTTGCCTGATTAACATAGTCATGGTTTCGGTTAGTTATTTTTTCCACTACCGAAGCAACAACTTATCTTCCTACCTACCAGATATACTACTGGCTTAAGAAGCTCCACCATTCTTTTATATGATATTAGAAAAAATTGagttctaactttgttgaaa
This sequence is a window from Aegilops tauschii subsp. strangulata cultivar AL8/78 chromosome 7, Aet v6.0, whole genome shotgun sequence. Protein-coding genes within it:
- the LOC109785850 gene encoding uncharacterized protein; this translates as MEQDAPPVPSHQAQDDGAVDGWARDGTEPPLPYGAPAECPEAADPPPLLGYVSSVARARPSTSAAVGGALRRHAPATLHPQESHMDWGYVPRFGFKGAIFEHLYINYRGSQVDMDRTMIKCILVL